A single window of Leclercia adecarboxylata DNA harbors:
- a CDS encoding flagellin, which yields MAVINTNLLSLTTQNNLNKSQSSLGTAIERLSSGLRINSAKDDAAGQAISNRFTSNIKGLTQASRNANDGISLAQTAEGSLNEINNNLQRIRELSVQAQNGTNSASDIDSIQSEVNQRLLEINRVAQQTQFNGSKILSGNAGGTDIKIQVGANDSESIDISINANSAWNKLGASAVGAEASGTVGGTSAATVASQTGGATSDTQVSTTGTSGLDRSVGTYSGGFDVLSSSVLKDVDAAIKAVDNQRSDLGAIQNRFESTISNLSNTITNLSAAQSRIQDADYATEVSNMSRAQILQQAGTSVLSQANQVPQGVLSLLR from the coding sequence ATGGCAGTTATCAATACTAACCTGTTGTCCCTGACTACTCAGAACAACCTGAACAAATCTCAGTCTTCCCTGGGTACAGCAATCGAGCGTCTGTCCTCCGGTCTGCGTATCAACAGCGCTAAAGACGATGCAGCGGGTCAGGCGATTTCTAACCGCTTCACCTCTAACATCAAGGGTCTGACCCAGGCTTCTCGTAACGCCAACGACGGTATCTCCCTGGCGCAGACTGCTGAAGGCTCCCTGAACGAAATCAACAACAACTTACAGCGTATTCGTGAGCTGTCAGTACAGGCGCAGAACGGTACTAACTCTGCTTCTGACATCGACTCCATCCAGTCTGAAGTTAACCAGCGTCTGCTGGAAATCAACCGTGTTGCTCAGCAGACTCAGTTCAACGGCAGCAAAATCCTGTCTGGTAACGCTGGTGGTACAGATATTAAAATTCAGGTCGGTGCGAACGACAGCGAAAGCATTGATATCAGCATCAATGCAAACTCAGCATGGAACAAGCTGGGTGCATCTGCTGTAGGTGCAGAAGCAAGTGGGACAGTAGGTGGCACTTCAGCTGCTACAGTTGCTAGTCAGACCGGTGGTGCTACTTCAGATACTCAAGTTTCTACGACAGGTACTTCTGGTCTGGATCGTTCAGTTGGTACTTATTCTGGCGGCTTCGACGTTCTGTCTAGCAGTGTTCTGAAAGATGTTGATGCAGCAATCAAAGCTGTTGATAACCAGCGTTCAGACCTTGGTGCTATTCAGAACCGTTTCGAATCCACCATTTCTAACCTGAGCAACACCATCACCAACCTGTCTGCTGCACAGTCCCGTATTCAAGATGCTGACTACGCGACCGAAGTTTCCAACATGTCTCGTGCGCAGATCCTGCAGCAGGCTGGTACTTCTGTACTGTCTCAGGCAAACCAGGTTCCACAGGGCGTTCTGTCTCTGCTGCGTTAA
- the fliA gene encoding RNA polymerase sigma factor FliA, with amino-acid sequence MNSLYTAEGVMDKHSLWQRYVPLVRHEALRLQVRLPASVELDDLLQAGGIGLLNAVDRYDALQGTAFTTYAVQRIRGAMLDELRSRDWVPRSVRRNAREVAQAMGQLEQELGRNATETEVSERLGISTADYRQMLLDTNNSQLFSYDEWREEHGDSIELVTDDHQQENPLHQLMEGNVRQRVMEAIEALPEREQLVLTLYYQEELNLKEIGAVLEVGESRVSQLHSQAIKRLRTKLGKL; translated from the coding sequence GTGAATTCACTCTATACCGCTGAAGGTGTAATGGATAAACACTCGCTGTGGCAGCGTTATGTTCCGCTGGTGCGACATGAAGCATTGCGGCTTCAGGTGCGGCTACCGGCGAGTGTGGAACTGGACGATCTGCTACAAGCGGGCGGTATCGGGTTATTGAATGCAGTTGACCGGTACGACGCTCTGCAAGGAACGGCATTTACGACTTACGCAGTACAGCGTATTCGTGGTGCGATGCTCGACGAACTGCGCAGCCGGGATTGGGTGCCGCGCAGCGTTCGACGCAATGCACGCGAAGTAGCGCAAGCAATGGGGCAGCTGGAACAAGAGCTCGGACGTAACGCAACGGAAACGGAAGTTTCGGAGCGTCTGGGGATCTCAACGGCTGACTATCGCCAGATGTTGCTCGATACCAACAATAGCCAACTCTTCTCCTATGACGAGTGGCGCGAAGAGCATGGCGATAGCATCGAACTGGTGACGGACGATCATCAGCAGGAAAACCCATTGCACCAGTTAATGGAAGGCAATGTACGCCAGCGCGTGATGGAAGCCATCGAAGCTTTACCGGAACGCGAGCAGCTGGTGCTGACTCTCTATTACCAGGAGGAGCTCAATCTCAAGGAGATTGGTGCCGTGCTGGAAGTAGGGGAGTCGCGGGTTAGCCAGCTGCACAGCCAGGCCATTAAACGCTTACGTACCAAGCTGGGTAAGTTATAG
- the tcyJ gene encoding cystine ABC transporter substrate-binding protein codes for MKFALLGRQALMGVMAVALVAGMSVKTFAAEGLLNKVKERGTLLVGLEGTYPPFSFQGDDGKLTGFEVEFAEELAKHLGVKASLKPTKWDGMLASLDSKRIDVVINQVTISDERKKKYDFSTPYTVSGIQALVKKGNEGTIKSAADLKGKKVGVGLGTNYEEWLRQNVQGVDIRTYDDDPTKYQDLRVGRIDAILVDRLAALDLVKKTKDTLAVAGDAFSRQEAGVAIRKDNDDLVKAVDGAIAEMQKDGSLKALSEKWFGADVTK; via the coding sequence ATGAAATTTGCACTTCTGGGTCGTCAGGCGCTGATGGGTGTAATGGCCGTTGCGCTGGTAGCCGGTATGAGCGTGAAAACGTTCGCGGCAGAAGGTCTGTTAAATAAAGTTAAAGAGCGCGGCACGCTGCTGGTTGGGCTGGAAGGCACTTATCCTCCGTTCAGCTTCCAGGGTGACGACGGTAAACTGACCGGGTTTGAAGTGGAGTTTGCTGAAGAGCTGGCGAAACACCTCGGCGTGAAAGCGTCGCTGAAGCCGACCAAATGGGACGGCATGCTGGCCTCGCTGGACTCCAAACGTATTGATGTGGTGATTAACCAGGTCACCATCTCTGACGAGCGTAAGAAAAAGTATGATTTCTCCACCCCTTATACCGTCTCCGGTATCCAGGCGCTGGTGAAGAAAGGCAACGAAGGCACCATTAAATCTGCTGCCGATCTGAAAGGCAAAAAAGTCGGTGTCGGTCTGGGGACCAACTACGAAGAGTGGCTGCGCCAGAACGTGCAGGGCGTCGATATTCGTACCTATGACGATGACCCGACCAAATACCAGGATCTGCGCGTAGGCCGTATCGACGCCATTCTGGTTGACCGCCTGGCGGCGCTGGATCTGGTGAAGAAAACCAAAGACACCCTCGCGGTTGCCGGTGATGCCTTCTCCCGTCAGGAAGCTGGCGTTGCGATCCGCAAAGACAACGACGACCTGGTGAAAGCCGTCGACGGTGCGATTGCTGAGATGCAGAAAGACGGCAGCCTGAAGGCGCTCTCCGAGAAATGGTTCGGGGCAGACGTCACAAAGTAA
- the dcyD gene encoding D-cysteine desulfhydrase, with product MSLQNLTRFPRLEFIGAPTPLEYLPRLSDYLGRDILIKRDDVTPMAMGGNKLRKLEFLAADALREGADTLITAGAIQSNHVRQTAAVAAKLGLHCIALLENPIGTKAENYLSNGNRLLLDLFNVQIEMCDALTDPVAQLSELATRVEAQGFRPYVIPVGGSNALGALGYVESALEIAQQCEGAVGLSSVVVASGSAGTHAGLAVGLEQLMPDVELIGVTVSRSVADQKPKVVTLQQAVARQLEVSASADIILWDDYFAPGYGTPNDEGTEAVKLLARLEGILLDPVYTGKAMAGLIDGISQKRFKDEGPILFIHTGGAPALFAYHPHV from the coding sequence ATGTCATTACAGAATCTAACGCGTTTTCCGCGCCTCGAATTTATTGGCGCCCCGACGCCACTGGAGTATTTGCCGCGCTTATCGGACTACCTCGGGCGCGACATCCTTATCAAACGTGATGACGTGACGCCGATGGCAATGGGCGGCAACAAGCTGCGCAAGCTGGAGTTCCTCGCGGCGGATGCCCTGCGTGAAGGGGCCGACACGCTGATTACCGCGGGGGCAATCCAGTCCAACCACGTGCGCCAGACCGCGGCCGTTGCGGCAAAGCTGGGCCTGCACTGTATCGCTCTGCTGGAAAACCCGATTGGCACAAAGGCAGAAAACTACCTCAGCAACGGCAACCGTCTGCTGCTGGACCTGTTCAACGTGCAGATTGAAATGTGCGATGCGCTGACCGACCCGGTGGCGCAGCTGAGTGAACTGGCCACCCGCGTGGAAGCTCAGGGCTTTCGCCCTTATGTGATCCCGGTTGGCGGCTCGAACGCCCTGGGGGCATTGGGCTACGTCGAAAGCGCACTTGAGATCGCCCAGCAGTGCGAAGGGGCCGTGGGCCTCTCCTCGGTGGTGGTCGCCTCCGGTAGCGCAGGAACGCATGCCGGGCTGGCGGTAGGGCTGGAGCAGTTGATGCCGGACGTCGAGCTGATTGGCGTTACCGTGTCGCGCAGCGTAGCTGACCAGAAACCAAAAGTGGTCACGTTACAGCAGGCGGTGGCCCGGCAGCTGGAGGTGAGCGCCAGTGCCGATATCATCCTGTGGGATGACTACTTCGCACCGGGTTACGGCACCCCAAATGACGAAGGCACGGAGGCGGTCAAACTGCTGGCACGTCTGGAGGGGATCCTGCTGGATCCGGTTTATACCGGTAAAGCGATGGCGGGTCTGATCGACGGCATCAGCCAGAAGCGCTTTAAGGATGAAGGGCCGATTCTGTTTATTCATACTGGCGGGGCGCCGGCTCTCTTTGCCTACCATCCTCACGTCTAA
- the fliZ gene encoding flagella biosynthesis regulatory protein FliZ: protein MTVQQSKRRPLSRYLKDFKHSQTHCAHCHKLLDRITLVRRGEIVNKIAISRLDTLLDEAGWQQEQQEWVALCRFCGDLHCKEQSDFFDIIGFKQFLFEQTEMSHGTVREYVVRLRRLGQHLTTQRISRDLLTSGYLDENLEPWLPATSTNNYRIALRKYAQFKTQMPVTPKQKVHRETTSDIY from the coding sequence ATGACGGTGCAGCAATCAAAAAGACGGCCATTAAGCCGCTACCTGAAAGATTTTAAACACAGCCAGACGCATTGCGCCCATTGCCATAAGCTGCTCGATCGCATCACGCTGGTTCGTCGCGGCGAAATCGTCAATAAAATTGCGATTTCCCGCCTCGACACCCTGTTGGATGAGGCCGGATGGCAACAAGAGCAACAGGAGTGGGTGGCGTTATGTCGTTTTTGTGGCGATCTGCACTGTAAAGAGCAGAGCGACTTTTTCGATATCATCGGCTTCAAGCAATTCCTGTTTGAGCAAACAGAGATGAGCCATGGCACGGTGCGCGAATATGTCGTGCGTCTGCGTCGTCTGGGCCAGCATCTGACCACGCAACGTATCTCCCGTGATTTACTGACCAGCGGCTATCTGGATGAGAATCTCGAGCCGTGGCTGCCTGCGACCAGCACCAACAACTATCGGATTGCGCTGCGCAAGTATGCGCAATTTAAAACGCAAATGCCGGTGACGCCGAAGCAGAAAGTCCACCGCGAAACAACTTCTGATATATATTAA
- a CDS encoding methyltransferase regulatory domain-containing protein: MNNVVNNETPAGFTLSGSRRLYSSIDHIRAAAWLYGVETARTRHASVLVLGCGNGEELLATSVKYPYANVVGIELETENRQEAMLATLASGRDNLQLYSASIDTFLEVDLGKFDFIIVQGSFTFLANSLMDAILLSCQQRLSEKGIIAVDWFCQPGAKFAETLRDALQIHSSRADSHSGQIEHARAMLAWLDQTTDETSTTKKLITNTNEKSQELSDALLSHHYLRNDHTASYLIEFNERIENNGLAYVGDIRPATEHASYYDDNITQSWLELSYGAGKVLTQQYLDIAVKRNRRFSLLVKASRSAEVQETVDYDRLAGMRWAGSFRRKSQHIRHSPNLLAGHDGTPIATEDITTLGILDILGEAWPLSVSFEQLVFHTRLPDDDPLEYDELAHRKKVLAALTALFKTNFAGLHYLRETEPVSDQHELGMAPYVIAQLKARPDASALINLWYERVNVSDEERTFLLDTKITQDEEHRLLLEGLIFKGLLAGSVIGWKRYYQLMASQTDLTEVGRIATALLLFSSNESAGGFYTSEYEKIANKMTLSTQSGTDPEVDADMIIEINKLIIKGENARARELVAEKLSLLQESLNGNYYLVRFYKRVADYPAAILALTRMLSFNSTSLFIYSELAMALHEYRMSWHAGRLVRAILRCDNTSGPDWYLLGILHKESKTLERAEYCARKGVDLVPTSKQMVSLLGSCLCEQAKTDEGIAFLKKSIKDPLVDFGNMGSLAFILTHSGNASVQEILECHLGFANGAMHWAEKQKFEGYRPADKNINRKLRIGFVSGDFKENHPVNFFFLPVWDSLDRRKFELFAYNSAPAYGRNPGTDYYEKTSDGWREVQHTSTTELAEMIKQDQIDILIDLAGHTAFSRLMTFALKPAPVQISWVGYHATTGLPTMDYYATIFPVPKDPALEAQFTEKLIYLSLPRNFGTKEESPEINILPAFENNYFTFGSFNRPNKVNDSVLDIWAQILLAVPSSRMIVANMPMVTWPELEHKFEIRGIDKDRITLREATDMQSYLKAHNEVDLLLDTFPFTGGTVTSHAAWMGVPTVSLSGETLVSRQGASIMYSLGLPEFIAHSKEEYVANAVGWTRRLNELYSIRMNLRNSMKIKHNQKENIADYVEQMLHKCWQDYCEGREPESFSVGEIYEINK, encoded by the coding sequence ATGAATAACGTGGTCAACAACGAAACGCCGGCAGGGTTTACGCTCTCCGGGTCTCGGCGTCTTTACAGCTCTATAGACCATATTCGGGCTGCAGCATGGCTCTATGGGGTGGAGACAGCGCGTACCCGACACGCGTCGGTGTTGGTATTGGGATGTGGCAACGGAGAAGAGTTACTCGCCACGTCGGTCAAATATCCGTACGCAAACGTCGTAGGTATCGAACTGGAGACCGAAAACCGCCAGGAAGCAATGTTAGCAACCCTGGCCAGCGGCAGAGATAATCTGCAACTTTATTCTGCTTCAATAGATACCTTTCTCGAGGTTGATTTAGGCAAATTCGATTTCATTATTGTGCAGGGCAGCTTTACCTTCCTGGCAAATTCGCTAATGGATGCGATTTTGCTCTCCTGCCAGCAGCGTTTAAGTGAGAAAGGGATCATCGCCGTTGATTGGTTCTGTCAGCCTGGCGCTAAGTTCGCAGAAACGCTCCGCGATGCGTTGCAGATCCACAGCAGCCGGGCCGACAGCCACAGTGGTCAAATCGAGCACGCTCGCGCCATGCTGGCCTGGCTTGACCAAACGACAGACGAAACTAGTACAACGAAAAAACTGATTACTAATACTAATGAAAAATCGCAGGAACTGTCGGACGCATTACTGAGCCATCATTATCTTAGAAACGATCATACTGCTAGCTACCTAATTGAATTTAACGAGCGGATCGAGAACAACGGTCTGGCATATGTGGGTGACATCCGACCTGCCACCGAACATGCTAGTTATTATGATGATAACATAACGCAGTCGTGGCTGGAGCTGTCTTACGGTGCCGGAAAAGTATTAACCCAGCAATATCTGGATATTGCGGTTAAACGTAATCGCCGGTTTAGCTTATTAGTGAAGGCGAGCAGAAGTGCTGAAGTTCAGGAAACCGTTGACTACGATCGTCTGGCAGGTATGCGCTGGGCGGGTAGCTTCCGCCGCAAAAGCCAACATATTCGTCATAGCCCTAATCTGTTGGCCGGTCATGACGGGACGCCGATTGCTACGGAAGATATTACTACGCTTGGGATACTTGATATCTTGGGTGAGGCCTGGCCGCTCAGCGTCAGCTTTGAACAGCTCGTGTTCCATACTCGCCTGCCTGATGACGATCCGCTGGAGTATGACGAACTGGCCCACCGGAAAAAGGTGCTGGCTGCGCTGACCGCCCTGTTCAAAACCAATTTTGCTGGTTTGCACTACCTGCGTGAGACAGAGCCTGTCTCCGATCAACATGAATTAGGCATGGCGCCATACGTTATTGCGCAACTTAAGGCCAGGCCTGATGCCAGCGCGCTCATCAATCTCTGGTATGAAAGGGTAAATGTCAGTGATGAAGAGCGTACCTTCTTACTCGATACTAAAATCACACAGGACGAAGAACATCGTCTGTTGTTAGAAGGGCTGATCTTCAAAGGGTTACTGGCGGGCTCGGTCATCGGCTGGAAACGTTATTACCAGCTGATGGCTAGCCAGACAGATCTTACAGAGGTGGGGCGCATTGCCACTGCACTACTACTGTTCTCCAGTAATGAATCGGCTGGCGGATTCTATACCAGTGAATATGAGAAAATTGCCAATAAAATGACCTTATCAACCCAATCCGGTACAGATCCGGAAGTTGATGCGGATATGATTATTGAAATTAATAAACTCATCATTAAAGGTGAGAATGCCAGAGCTCGTGAGCTGGTGGCTGAAAAGCTGTCGCTTCTTCAGGAAAGTTTAAACGGCAACTATTATCTGGTTCGTTTCTACAAGCGCGTGGCGGATTATCCGGCGGCAATTCTTGCTCTGACCCGTATGCTCTCTTTTAATTCCACTAGTCTGTTTATCTATTCGGAACTGGCCATGGCATTGCATGAATATCGTATGTCATGGCACGCAGGGCGTTTAGTAAGGGCAATACTCCGTTGCGATAACACCAGCGGTCCTGACTGGTATCTGTTAGGTATTTTGCATAAAGAGAGCAAAACGCTGGAGAGAGCGGAATATTGTGCCCGTAAGGGCGTGGATTTAGTACCAACCAGCAAACAGATGGTCAGCCTGTTAGGCAGCTGCCTGTGTGAGCAAGCCAAAACTGACGAAGGTATTGCGTTCCTGAAAAAATCCATTAAAGATCCATTAGTCGATTTTGGTAATATGGGTTCACTGGCATTTATTCTAACGCACAGCGGTAATGCCTCTGTTCAGGAAATATTAGAATGCCATCTGGGCTTCGCAAATGGTGCCATGCACTGGGCGGAAAAGCAGAAATTCGAGGGTTACCGACCGGCAGATAAAAATATCAACCGCAAATTACGCATTGGTTTTGTCTCCGGCGATTTCAAAGAAAACCATCCGGTTAACTTCTTCTTCTTACCCGTCTGGGATTCGCTGGACAGAAGAAAATTCGAACTCTTTGCCTATAACAGTGCGCCTGCTTATGGTCGAAATCCCGGAACGGACTATTACGAGAAGACCTCTGATGGCTGGCGAGAAGTTCAGCATACCAGTACCACTGAACTGGCAGAAATGATTAAGCAGGACCAGATTGATATTCTTATCGATCTGGCTGGTCATACGGCATTTAGCCGCCTGATGACGTTTGCGTTGAAACCCGCACCGGTTCAGATCTCTTGGGTGGGTTACCATGCCACCACGGGACTGCCGACCATGGATTATTATGCGACCATTTTCCCGGTTCCAAAAGATCCAGCACTTGAAGCCCAGTTTACTGAAAAATTAATTTATTTATCACTTCCACGCAATTTCGGGACAAAAGAAGAGAGTCCGGAAATTAATATCTTACCGGCATTTGAAAATAATTATTTCACCTTCGGGAGTTTTAACCGTCCGAATAAAGTCAATGACAGCGTTCTTGACATCTGGGCGCAGATTTTACTGGCGGTCCCATCGTCCCGGATGATTGTGGCTAACATGCCAATGGTGACATGGCCTGAACTGGAACATAAATTCGAGATCCGCGGTATCGATAAGGACCGAATTACGCTGCGTGAAGCGACCGATATGCAGTCGTATTTGAAAGCGCATAATGAGGTCGATTTACTGCTGGATACTTTCCCGTTCACCGGCGGAACGGTGACCAGCCATGCGGCGTGGATGGGGGTGCCGACGGTCTCCCTTTCAGGTGAAACGCTCGTATCCCGTCAGGGCGCATCAATTATGTACTCTCTGGGTTTACCTGAATTTATTGCCCACAGTAAAGAAGAATACGTCGCCAATGCCGTGGGCTGGACACGGCGTCTGAATGAACTTTACTCGATTCGCATGAATCTGCGTAACAGCATGAAAATCAAACATAATCAGAAAGAAAATATAGCCGATTATGTGGAACAAATGCTGCATAAGTGCTGGCAGGATTATTGTGAAGGACGTGAACCGGAGAGTTTCTCGGTGGGCGAAATTTATGAGATTAATAAATAA
- a CDS encoding CatB-related O-acetyltransferase, which translates to MDNQNQMDINMLMKQLSQLRFQMSRVDGSYMVRPIRLLDGGEIHGHSHENEYSWRLINGELFFHAENGRISTAFGKPFMENGKLTFIGDFLLVPQWKIKHKLTQIDIIDDALEYNPNQTKLALKDNIKVFNWEIGDHTYGSPLILEPHMAGLKIGKFCSIAPGVIIILGNHVTNTATTYPFSSLKSFWPGARRNPIEDHNTKGDIVIGNDVWIGRNAVIMSGITIGDGAVIAANSVVTKDVKPYSIVGGNPAKLLRMRHSDDIIEALLQIKWWEWSDEEVDSRIKYLMSDINEFIARFKA; encoded by the coding sequence ATGGATAATCAAAATCAGATGGACATCAATATGTTAATGAAACAGCTATCGCAGCTGCGTTTTCAGATGTCACGCGTAGATGGAAGCTATATGGTACGACCCATTCGTCTACTGGATGGAGGAGAAATTCACGGCCACTCTCATGAAAATGAGTACTCGTGGAGACTAATCAATGGAGAGTTATTTTTCCACGCAGAAAATGGGCGAATTAGTACCGCATTTGGCAAACCCTTTATGGAAAATGGGAAACTAACATTTATTGGTGATTTTTTGCTGGTGCCACAGTGGAAGATAAAACATAAACTTACGCAAATAGATATTATTGATGATGCGCTTGAGTACAATCCTAATCAGACAAAACTCGCGCTCAAAGATAATATTAAAGTGTTCAACTGGGAAATTGGAGACCATACTTACGGTTCGCCATTGATTCTGGAACCACATATGGCGGGTCTTAAAATTGGTAAATTCTGCTCTATCGCGCCCGGCGTAATTATCATCTTGGGTAATCATGTCACCAATACGGCTACGACTTATCCCTTTTCTTCTTTAAAATCGTTTTGGCCAGGAGCTCGACGTAATCCTATCGAAGACCATAATACTAAGGGCGATATAGTTATTGGTAATGACGTGTGGATAGGAAGAAATGCCGTCATCATGTCGGGTATCACCATCGGTGATGGTGCTGTTATTGCTGCCAATAGCGTTGTGACAAAAGATGTTAAACCTTATTCTATTGTCGGTGGCAACCCGGCGAAATTATTACGCATGAGGCACAGCGACGATATCATTGAAGCCCTGCTTCAGATCAAATGGTGGGAGTGGAGTGATGAAGAAGTTGATAGCAGAATTAAATATCTAATGTCAGACATTAATGAATTTATCGCACGCTTTAAAGCTTAA